Proteins co-encoded in one Candidatus Poribacteria bacterium genomic window:
- a CDS encoding phytanoyl-CoA dioxygenase family protein, which translates to MAFQFQDSMVNEYLSQGYLIFRGIVPPSLLTDLRREAEKARHLAHKLNGPQTQRIQPLSNYGDELDLKPFYDYTELPELRDAVAKLLGDNYTHGHVDIMGLLVEPLEHPWHIGWHRDGVVEVPPEARDEIVNAKLAEVWYDLRHFNQVNCAIYADSCTWFVPGSHLRQWDLPGEEQSTGDPRLRRPAEGQSNAEAERYCLAHCRQFPGAVQVHLGPGDFMVYRNLAWHTGNYITYQPRATIHDVVRYEGKKDWTDWQQTKLDAVKRMKEKSATEQN; encoded by the coding sequence ATGGCATTTCAATTTCAAGATTCCATGGTCAACGAATATCTCTCGCAAGGCTACCTAATCTTTCGAGGGATTGTTCCACCTTCCTTGCTTACCGATCTGCGTCGTGAGGCAGAAAAGGCACGCCATTTGGCACATAAACTCAATGGACCCCAGACGCAACGAATCCAACCGTTATCCAATTATGGCGATGAATTAGACCTCAAACCTTTTTATGACTATACGGAGTTACCAGAACTCCGAGATGCCGTCGCGAAATTGCTCGGTGATAACTACACGCACGGTCATGTTGACATCATGGGATTGCTCGTCGAGCCGCTTGAGCATCCGTGGCATATTGGGTGGCACCGAGACGGCGTTGTGGAAGTCCCACCCGAAGCGCGTGATGAGATTGTTAACGCGAAACTGGCGGAGGTCTGGTACGATCTACGGCACTTCAATCAGGTCAACTGTGCGATTTATGCCGATTCCTGTACGTGGTTCGTGCCGGGAAGCCACCTTCGACAATGGGATCTGCCCGGTGAGGAACAGTCCACAGGCGATCCGAGACTCCGCAGACCTGCTGAAGGACAGTCGAATGCGGAGGCAGAACGATACTGCTTAGCGCACTGTAGGCAGTTTCCCGGAGCCGTTCAGGTACATCTTGGACCCGGAGATTTTATGGTGTACCGGAATCTGGCGTGGCACACTGGCAACTACATAACCTATCAACCCCGCGCAACCATCCACGATGTCGTTCGCTACGAAGGGAAAAAAGATTGGACGGACTGGCAACAGACAAAACTGGATGCTGTCAAACGGATGAAGGAAAAATCGGCAACAGAACAAAACTGA
- a CDS encoding VOC family protein: MAFLRHIALRTKDMEASRRFYETIGFQFVGYRGRGGLDLSDGTLNMTILQYNGTERPPFEEGTEFIHFGIIVEDLASIYNTLRDGSFELIMDNVKKGDEIDDNKPPERSFKVADPDGNVVDITCATDEWRGVSI; this comes from the coding sequence ATGGCATTTTTGAGACACATCGCACTCCGAACAAAGGATATGGAAGCCTCGCGTCGTTTTTATGAAACCATCGGTTTTCAGTTTGTTGGCTATCGAGGACGCGGCGGACTGGACCTCTCTGACGGCACGTTGAACATGACGATCCTCCAATACAATGGCACAGAACGTCCACCCTTTGAGGAAGGGACAGAATTTATCCACTTCGGTATCATCGTCGAAGACTTAGCGAGCATTTACAATACCCTCCGAGACGGCAGTTTTGAATTGATCATGGACAATGTGAAGAAGGGTGATGAAATTGATGACAACAAGCCGCCGGAACGTTCCTTCAAAGTTGCCGATCCAGACGGAAATGTTGTCGATATTACCTGTGCGACTGATGAGTGGCGGGGTGTGTCGATTTAA